From a single Serratia surfactantfaciens genomic region:
- the kdpA gene encoding potassium-transporting ATPase subunit KdpA: MAASAFLLIASFLLVLLLLARPLGGFMARLIEGEPLPALRGVEAGVWRACGIRATEMNWWQYALAILAFNLLGLALLFALLMTQGSLPLNPQGFPGLSWDLALNTAVSFVTNTNWQAYSGESALSYFSQMAGLAVQNFVSAATGIAVAFALIRAFTRRAGKTVGNAWADLFRITLYVLLPIALLIALFFVSQGTLQNFLPYLHVTTLEGAQQTLPMGPVASQEAIKMLGTNGGGFFGANSAHPFENPTVLTNFVQMLAIFLIPCALCFSFGQLAGENRQGHALIWAMALIFVVAVVVVMYAELAGNPHLSALGADSNINMEGKESRFGILATSLFSVVTTAASCGAVNAMHDSFTALGGMVPMWLMQIGEVVFGGVGSGLYGMLLFVMLTVFIAGLMIGRTPEYLGKKIDVYDMKMTALAILVTPTLVLLGSALAIGTDAGRAGILNPGAHGFSEVLYALSSAANNNGSAFAGLSVNTPFYNLLLAFAMFVGRFGVILPVLAIAGSLSAKQRQPAGNGTLPTYGPLFIGLLIGTVLLVGALTFVPALALGPVAEHLQLWLAN; encoded by the coding sequence ATGGCGGCTTCAGCCTTTTTACTGATCGCCAGCTTCCTGCTGGTGCTTCTGCTGCTGGCCCGGCCGCTGGGCGGCTTTATGGCGCGCCTGATCGAAGGTGAGCCGCTGCCTGCGCTACGCGGGGTGGAAGCCGGCGTCTGGCGTGCCTGCGGCATTCGCGCCACCGAGATGAACTGGTGGCAGTACGCGCTGGCGATCCTGGCGTTCAACCTGCTCGGCCTGGCGCTGCTGTTCGCCTTGCTGATGACGCAGGGCTCGCTGCCGCTCAACCCGCAAGGCTTCCCGGGCCTCTCCTGGGATCTGGCGCTCAACACCGCCGTCAGCTTCGTCACCAACACCAACTGGCAGGCCTACAGCGGCGAAAGCGCCCTCAGTTATTTCAGCCAAATGGCCGGGCTGGCAGTGCAGAACTTCGTCTCCGCCGCCACCGGCATCGCCGTGGCCTTTGCGCTGATCCGCGCCTTTACCCGCCGCGCCGGCAAGACCGTCGGCAACGCCTGGGCCGATCTGTTCCGCATCACGCTGTACGTGCTGCTGCCGATCGCGCTGCTGATCGCCCTGTTCTTCGTCAGCCAGGGCACGCTGCAAAACTTCCTGCCTTACCTCCACGTCACCACGCTGGAAGGCGCGCAGCAGACGCTGCCGATGGGGCCGGTGGCCTCGCAGGAAGCGATCAAGATGCTCGGTACCAACGGCGGCGGCTTCTTCGGCGCCAACTCGGCGCATCCGTTCGAAAACCCAACCGTGTTGACCAACTTCGTGCAGATGCTGGCCATCTTCCTGATCCCCTGCGCGCTGTGCTTCTCCTTCGGCCAGCTGGCCGGTGAAAACCGCCAGGGCCATGCGCTGATCTGGGCGATGGCGCTGATCTTCGTGGTGGCGGTGGTGGTGGTGATGTATGCCGAGCTGGCGGGCAACCCGCACCTGAGCGCGCTGGGCGCCGACAGCAACATCAATATGGAAGGCAAAGAGTCGCGCTTCGGCATTCTCGCCACCAGCCTGTTCTCGGTGGTGACCACCGCCGCGTCCTGCGGGGCGGTCAACGCCATGCACGACTCCTTCACCGCGCTGGGCGGCATGGTGCCGATGTGGCTGATGCAGATCGGTGAAGTGGTGTTCGGCGGCGTCGGCTCCGGTCTGTACGGCATGCTGCTGTTCGTGATGCTGACGGTGTTTATCGCCGGTCTGATGATCGGCCGCACCCCGGAATACCTGGGCAAGAAAATCGACGTCTATGACATGAAGATGACCGCGTTGGCGATCCTGGTCACGCCGACGCTGGTGTTGCTGGGCAGTGCGCTGGCCATCGGCACCGACGCGGGCCGCGCCGGCATCCTCAACCCGGGCGCTCACGGCTTCAGCGAAGTGCTGTACGCCCTGTCTTCCGCCGCCAACAACAACGGCAGCGCCTTCGCCGGGTTGAGCGTCAATACGCCGTTCTACAACCTGCTGCTGGCCTTCGCCATGTTCGTCGGCCGCTTCGGGGTGATCCTGCCGGTGCTGGCGATCGCCGGTTCACTGAGCGCCAAGCAACGTCAGCCGGCGGGCAACGGCACCCTGCCGACCTATGGGCCGCTGTTCATCGGTCTGCTGATCGGCACCGTGCTGCTGGTGGGGGCGCTGACCTTCGTGCCGGCGCTGGCGCTGGGCCCGGTGGCCGAGCATTTGCAACTTTGGTTGGCAAACTAA
- a CDS encoding K(+)-transporting ATPase subunit F has translation MSFSVIGGALLVLLLLAYLVYALFNAEDF, from the coding sequence GTGAGTTTCAGCGTTATTGGTGGTGCGCTGTTGGTTCTGCTGCTGTTGGCCTATCTGGTCTACGCCCTGTTTAACGCGGAGGATTTCTGA